A genomic region of Pseudomonas frederiksbergensis contains the following coding sequences:
- a CDS encoding chemotaxis protein CheV, which translates to MAGILDTVDQRTQLVGENRLEILMFRLAGRQLFAINVFKVQEVLQLPKLTLMPQRHPFVCGVVNLRGQTLPVIDLSQAIGMRPLVPGPNSTIIVTEYNRSVQAFLVGGVDRIVNMNWEAILPPPTSAGRQHYLTAISKVDDQLVEIIDVEKVLAEIVPYNAKVSRDKLEDPVLERARGREVLLVDDSKVALSQLRDTLGQLGVKMHVASDGLKALNMLKAWADTGVVMTDKLLMIFTDAEMPEMDGYRLTTEIRNDPRLRGLYVVLHTSLSGSFNDSMVKKVGCDNFLSKFQPDKLVDVVRQRLMLDAVPA; encoded by the coding sequence ATGGCCGGCATTCTCGACACGGTAGATCAACGCACACAGCTGGTGGGTGAGAATCGCCTGGAAATTCTCATGTTTCGTCTGGCCGGTCGGCAGTTGTTTGCGATCAACGTCTTCAAGGTGCAGGAAGTCCTGCAATTGCCAAAGCTGACCTTGATGCCGCAGCGTCACCCGTTTGTTTGTGGTGTGGTCAATCTACGTGGTCAGACGTTGCCGGTGATCGACCTGTCCCAGGCCATCGGCATGCGGCCGCTGGTGCCGGGGCCTAACAGCACCATTATCGTGACTGAGTACAACCGCTCGGTGCAGGCATTCCTGGTCGGTGGCGTCGATCGCATTGTCAACATGAACTGGGAAGCCATTCTGCCGCCGCCAACCAGTGCCGGCCGCCAGCATTACCTCACTGCCATCAGTAAGGTCGATGACCAGTTGGTGGAAATCATCGACGTCGAAAAAGTACTTGCCGAGATTGTGCCTTACAACGCCAAGGTTTCGCGTGACAAGCTCGAAGACCCGGTGCTGGAGCGTGCCCGCGGTCGTGAAGTGCTGCTGGTGGACGACTCCAAGGTGGCCCTGTCCCAGTTGCGCGACACCCTGGGGCAGCTCGGGGTGAAAATGCATGTCGCCAGCGACGGCCTGAAGGCACTGAACATGCTCAAGGCCTGGGCCGATACTGGCGTGGTCATGACCGACAAACTGCTGATGATCTTCACCGACGCGGAAATGCCCGAGATGGACGGCTACCGCCTGACCACCGAGATTCGCAACGATCCACGCCTGCGCGGCCTGTACGTCGTCCTGCATACCTCGCTGTCCGGCAGCTTCAACGACTCGATGGTGAAGAAGGTCGGTTGTGACAACTTCCTCTCGAAATTCCAGCCAGACAAACTGGTCGACGTGGTGCGTCAGCGCCTGATGCTCGACGCAGTCCCTGCCTGA
- a CDS encoding YgdI/YgdR family lipoprotein yields the protein MTHRTLATFMLALGLATLAGCSSPAVITLNDGREIQSVDTPQFDSKSGFYEFEQLDGKHTRINKDQIRTVKDL from the coding sequence ATGACTCATCGGACCCTCGCCACTTTCATGCTCGCACTGGGCCTAGCTACCCTCGCCGGTTGCTCATCGCCTGCGGTGATCACCTTGAATGATGGTCGCGAAATCCAGTCGGTCGACACACCGCAATTCGATTCCAAGTCGGGTTTTTACGAATTCGAGCAACTGGATGGCAAGCATACCCGCATCAACAAAGACCAGATTCGTACCGTTAAAGACCTGTAA
- a CDS encoding response regulator, which yields MTCNLLLVDDHSLIRAGVRALVLDIPGYAVIGEANDGAQLLEMVEKLSPDIILLDISMKETGGLEALQRLKAVRPQSKVLILSMHTDPSLIMQALESGAHGYLLKDTTATELEHALEALRNNERYLSPAIAHTVINQALVRAQKSQPEPVDTHNLTARQLEILRLIVRGKSTREIASGLGLSIKTVETHRSQIMKRLQIFDVAGLVLFAVREQIISLDD from the coding sequence TTGACTTGTAACTTGCTTCTGGTGGATGACCACTCGCTGATCCGAGCCGGCGTGCGTGCGCTGGTTCTGGATATTCCTGGCTACGCCGTCATTGGTGAAGCCAATGATGGTGCACAACTGCTCGAAATGGTCGAGAAGCTAAGCCCCGACATCATCCTGCTGGATATATCCATGAAGGAAACCGGCGGGCTTGAGGCTCTGCAAAGACTCAAGGCCGTACGCCCACAAAGCAAAGTGCTGATACTGTCGATGCACACCGACCCTTCGCTGATCATGCAAGCCCTGGAGTCAGGCGCTCACGGCTATTTGCTCAAGGACACCACCGCCACGGAGCTGGAACACGCGCTTGAAGCCTTGCGCAACAACGAACGCTACCTAAGCCCGGCCATCGCTCACACCGTCATCAATCAGGCGCTGGTGCGTGCCCAGAAAAGCCAGCCAGAACCCGTCGACACGCATAATCTGACGGCTCGTCAGCTAGAGATTCTGCGCTTGATCGTGCGTGGCAAATCCACTCGCGAGATTGCCAGTGGTTTGGGCCTGAGCATCAAAACGGTGGAAACCCACCGCTCTCAGATCATGAAACGCTTGCAGATCTTCGATGTCGCGGGCCTGGTGCTGTTTGCTGTGCGCGAGCAAATCATCAGTCTCGACGACTAG
- a CDS encoding sensor histidine kinase, with protein MYASLKSVASWPPSRKSVRRLTLLLCLCSAVGSLLVYCLSNQFPVALLILNLAAATSVWVQYCNSRKSIRFQPQELADRLLEVQENERHRLSRELHDDIGQLLTAARLQSEWLKRRQPEELQSHCTLLCDTLEETLTKVRDVSAILNPRQLTSLGLEASLRAHLLKTLANTAVNWSLECQQRLTGIPEEMAVAAFRISQEAVTNMLRHAQAKNLLIRLQRLPQGLVLFISDDGLGFSPATHPGREGQRGMAGMSERVEQLGGTLSVISQPGKGTQIEALFPWAPRALERASTNKVQH; from the coding sequence ATGTACGCCAGCCTCAAGTCAGTCGCCTCTTGGCCACCCTCCCGAAAAAGCGTTCGCCGGCTCACTCTGTTGCTGTGCCTGTGCTCGGCAGTGGGCAGCCTGCTGGTTTACTGCCTGTCCAACCAATTTCCAGTGGCGCTGCTGATACTGAATCTCGCGGCAGCCACCAGCGTCTGGGTGCAGTATTGCAATTCGCGTAAATCGATCAGGTTCCAGCCTCAGGAACTTGCCGACCGCTTACTGGAAGTACAGGAAAACGAGCGCCATCGGCTGAGCCGTGAACTCCACGACGATATCGGCCAATTGCTGACGGCGGCAAGGCTTCAAAGTGAATGGCTCAAGCGACGTCAGCCCGAAGAACTGCAAAGCCATTGCACTCTGCTCTGCGACACACTGGAAGAAACCCTGACCAAAGTTCGCGATGTCTCGGCCATTCTCAATCCAAGACAACTCACCAGCCTTGGCCTTGAAGCCAGTTTGCGTGCACATCTGCTCAAAACGCTGGCCAATACTGCCGTGAACTGGAGCCTGGAATGCCAGCAGCGTCTGACCGGTATTCCGGAAGAAATGGCGGTGGCCGCGTTTCGGATTTCTCAGGAAGCCGTCACCAATATGCTGCGCCACGCCCAAGCCAAAAATCTGCTGATTCGCCTGCAACGCCTGCCCCAAGGCCTTGTTCTGTTTATCAGCGATGACGGACTGGGCTTTTCTCCAGCCACTCACCCTGGCCGTGAAGGACAACGCGGAATGGCCGGCATGTCGGAGCGGGTCGAACAACTGGGCGGCACCCTGAGCGTCATCAGTCAGCCCGGCAAGGGTACACAGATCGAAGCACTTTTCCCCTGGGCGCCCCGCGCGCTCGAACGAGCCAGCACGAATAAGGTTCAACATTGA
- the ppnP gene encoding pyrimidine/purine nucleoside phosphorylase, with protein sequence MFKVNEYFDGTVKSIAFGTAEGPATIGVMAPGEYEFGTSQREIMHVVSGALTVKLPDSNDWETFTAGSQFNVPANSKFQLKVAVDTAYLCEYRG encoded by the coding sequence ATGTTTAAAGTCAACGAGTACTTCGACGGCACCGTCAAGTCGATTGCCTTCGGCACTGCTGAAGGTCCGGCCACTATCGGCGTCATGGCACCGGGCGAATACGAATTCGGTACCAGCCAACGTGAAATCATGCACGTGGTTTCAGGCGCCCTGACCGTCAAACTGCCTGACAGCAACGACTGGGAAACCTTCACTGCCGGCAGCCAGTTCAACGTACCGGCCAACAGCAAATTCCAGCTAAAAGTCGCCGTCGACACCGCTTACCTGTGCGAATACCGCGGCTAA
- the mobA gene encoding molybdenum cofactor guanylyltransferase MobA has protein sequence MTSNFQLPPCSILLLAGGRGQRMGGQDKGLLEWQGLPLIAHLYHQTRGLSDDLIISCNRNLEKYAPYADQLVHDDNSDFPGPLAGIRAGLEVARHPHLMVLPCDVPRIDAELLTAMREAACQQPDKPLMLRQGEHWEPLLCIIPVALAGEFENAWNEGERSPGRIMRNLGAIALQCPENDRRLANLNTPELLSLHGSVPE, from the coding sequence ATGACCTCTAACTTCCAGTTGCCGCCCTGCTCCATCCTGCTTCTGGCGGGAGGGCGTGGCCAGCGCATGGGCGGTCAGGACAAGGGGCTGTTGGAGTGGCAAGGCCTGCCTTTGATTGCACATCTGTATCACCAGACTCGCGGTTTAAGCGATGACCTGATCATTTCCTGCAACCGTAATCTGGAAAAATACGCGCCTTATGCCGACCAGCTGGTGCATGACGACAATAGTGACTTCCCGGGCCCATTGGCAGGTATTCGCGCCGGGCTGGAGGTCGCGCGACATCCTCATCTGATGGTGCTGCCCTGCGACGTGCCACGCATTGACGCCGAACTACTCACGGCCATGCGAGAAGCCGCCTGCCAACAGCCGGACAAACCCTTGATGCTACGCCAGGGCGAGCATTGGGAACCGTTGCTATGCATTATCCCCGTTGCGCTGGCAGGCGAGTTTGAAAACGCCTGGAACGAGGGTGAGCGCAGCCCCGGACGCATCATGCGAAACCTGGGGGCCATCGCACTGCAATGCCCCGAAAACGATCGACGCCTGGCCAACCTGAATACACCGGAGCTGTTAAGCCTGCACGGTAGCGTGCCAGAATGA
- a CDS encoding molybdopterin molybdotransferase MoeA — MPVEVALARLLEMAEASPILERERLQLAAIHGRVLAEDLVSTLDLPPWPNSAMDGYALCLSDWTGEPLVVSQKIFAGQAPEPLAPGTCARIFTGAPVPAGADCVEMQENAEVQADQRVRFTEPMRAGQNIRPQGQETTVGEQVLTAGTRLGPIEQGLAASLGCAELEVVRKVRVAVLSTGDELVEPGQALGPGQIYNSNRVLLCSWLQRLGCEVIDAGILPDDLQATRNRLAELGDVDLILSTGGVSVGEADFLGIALREEGELALWKLAIKPGKPLTFGHFRGVPVIGLPGNPASTLVTFALLARPYLLRRQGVRKVRPLQFQVPAGFVWSKAGNRREYLRGRLEHGRAIIYKNQSSGVLRSAAWAEGLVEVLEERTLVEGDWVNFIPLSEVLG; from the coding sequence ATGCCCGTCGAAGTGGCGCTGGCACGCTTGCTGGAAATGGCTGAGGCGTCGCCAATCCTCGAGCGCGAGCGATTGCAGTTGGCTGCGATCCATGGCCGTGTTCTCGCTGAGGATCTGGTGTCGACCCTCGATCTGCCGCCATGGCCCAACAGCGCCATGGATGGTTATGCGTTGTGTCTGTCCGATTGGACTGGCGAGCCACTGGTGGTCAGCCAGAAGATCTTTGCCGGGCAAGCCCCGGAGCCGTTGGCACCCGGTACATGTGCACGGATCTTCACCGGTGCGCCGGTGCCAGCGGGTGCAGACTGCGTTGAAATGCAGGAAAACGCTGAGGTTCAGGCAGACCAACGGGTACGTTTTACCGAGCCTATGCGCGCAGGGCAAAACATCCGCCCACAAGGTCAGGAAACCACGGTGGGAGAACAGGTATTGACCGCCGGTACGCGCCTGGGTCCCATCGAACAAGGTTTGGCTGCCTCACTGGGGTGCGCAGAACTTGAAGTCGTGCGCAAGGTACGGGTTGCGGTGCTGTCCACCGGGGACGAATTGGTCGAGCCTGGGCAGGCCCTTGGCCCGGGGCAGATCTATAACAGCAATCGGGTATTGCTGTGCAGCTGGTTGCAGCGTTTAGGTTGCGAAGTGATCGATGCGGGGATTCTGCCGGACGATTTGCAGGCCACTCGCAATCGACTCGCCGAACTGGGTGATGTCGACCTGATCCTTTCCACGGGCGGTGTATCGGTAGGTGAGGCGGATTTTCTGGGTATTGCACTGCGTGAAGAGGGCGAACTGGCGTTGTGGAAACTGGCCATCAAGCCAGGAAAACCACTGACGTTCGGGCATTTTCGAGGCGTACCGGTGATTGGGTTACCTGGCAATCCCGCATCGACACTGGTGACCTTCGCCTTGTTGGCACGTCCCTATCTGTTGCGTCGTCAAGGTGTGAGAAAGGTTCGGCCTTTGCAGTTTCAGGTTCCGGCAGGATTCGTCTGGTCCAAGGCCGGTAATCGCCGGGAATATCTGCGCGGTCGTCTGGAGCATGGGCGGGCAATTATCTACAAGAATCAGAGCTCGGGTGTTTTGCGTAGTGCTGCCTGGGCCGAGGGGCTGGTTGAAGTGCTGGAAGAGCGCACTTTGGTTGAGGGTGATTGGGTGAATTTCATCCCTCTGAGTGAAGTGCTGGGCTAG
- a CDS encoding MOSC domain-containing protein, whose translation MLRLSALYRYPLKSGKGETLQQVSLDKLGLDGDRRWMLVDEASGRFLTQRAVSDMSQLSALWNASGGLTLSAPGHSSIDIALPASDAERRGVTIWRDTLRVPDAGDAAGAWVSQFIGKPTRLVQVPEALARTTQAGYGKDDDKVAFADGFPLLLIGQASLEDLSQRVGRPLEMLRFRPNLVIEGSEAFAEDGWKRIRIGDVEFRVVKPCSRCILTTIDPQTGERSDDREPLATLQKYRAQEDGAMFGQNLVNDGNGRLEVGMQVTILE comes from the coding sequence ATGTTGCGTCTGAGCGCGCTTTACCGTTATCCACTCAAGTCCGGCAAGGGCGAAACCCTGCAACAGGTCAGCCTGGACAAGCTGGGGCTGGACGGGGATCGACGCTGGATGCTGGTGGACGAGGCCAGCGGACGTTTCCTGACGCAACGCGCGGTATCGGACATGAGCCAGTTGTCGGCGTTGTGGAATGCCTCCGGTGGCCTGACGCTCAGTGCGCCCGGTCACTCGTCGATCGATATCGCCCTGCCTGCCAGCGACGCTGAACGGCGTGGCGTGACCATTTGGCGTGATACCTTGCGGGTTCCTGATGCGGGGGATGCAGCCGGTGCCTGGGTCAGTCAGTTCATCGGCAAGCCTACCCGGCTGGTACAGGTGCCCGAGGCGCTGGCCCGTACCACTCAGGCCGGCTATGGCAAGGATGACGATAAAGTCGCCTTTGCCGACGGTTTTCCGCTGCTGTTGATTGGCCAGGCTTCGCTTGAAGACCTGTCGCAACGCGTTGGCCGTCCACTGGAGATGCTGCGCTTTCGACCGAATCTGGTGATCGAGGGCAGCGAGGCGTTTGCCGAAGATGGCTGGAAGCGCATTCGCATTGGCGATGTCGAGTTTCGCGTGGTCAAGCCGTGTTCACGCTGCATCCTCACCACCATCGACCCGCAGACCGGTGAGCGCAGCGACGACCGTGAACCGCTGGCTACGCTGCAGAAATACCGTGCGCAAGAAGATGGCGCGATGTTTGGCCAGAACCTGGTCAACGACGGCAATGGCCGGCTCGAAGTCGGCATGCAGGTGACGATCCTCGAATGA
- the moaB gene encoding molybdenum cofactor biosynthesis protein B: protein MKAKADVPFAPLNIAVLTVSDTRTLETDTSGQVFVDRLSAAGHNLAARILLKDDLYKIRAQVATWIADDVVQVVLITGGTGFTGRDSTPEAVSCLLDKQVDGFGELFRQISVADIGTSTVQSRALAGLANGTLVCCLPGSTNAVRTGWDGILAEQLDSRHRPCNFVAHLKQAAPCESRG, encoded by the coding sequence ATGAAAGCCAAGGCTGATGTACCTTTCGCCCCGCTGAACATTGCGGTGTTGACTGTCAGTGATACCCGCACACTGGAAACCGATACCTCGGGACAGGTCTTCGTTGACCGCCTCAGTGCCGCCGGGCATAACCTGGCTGCACGTATTCTGCTTAAAGATGACCTCTACAAAATTCGTGCGCAAGTCGCGACCTGGATCGCTGATGATGTCGTGCAAGTGGTGCTGATTACGGGCGGTACGGGTTTTACCGGTCGTGACAGTACACCGGAAGCTGTCAGTTGCCTGCTGGATAAGCAGGTCGACGGATTTGGTGAGTTATTTCGGCAGATCTCGGTTGCGGACATTGGCACCTCGACGGTGCAATCCCGTGCGTTGGCAGGGTTAGCCAATGGCACGCTGGTCTGCTGTCTGCCGGGTTCTACCAATGCCGTGCGAACCGGTTGGGACGGGATTCTCGCGGAGCAACTGGATTCGCGGCATCGTCCGTGCAACTTCGTCGCTCACTTGAAACAGGCGGCACCCTGTGAATCCCGCGGGTAA